From Jaculus jaculus isolate mJacJac1 chromosome 19, mJacJac1.mat.Y.cur, whole genome shotgun sequence, a single genomic window includes:
- the Bcl10 gene encoding B-cell lymphoma/leukemia 10 yields MESPALSLTEEDLTEVKKDALENLRVYLCEKIIAERHFDHLRAKKILSREDTEEISCRTSSRKRAGKLLDYLQENPKGLDTLIESIRREKTQNFLIQKITDEVLKLRNLKLEHLRGLKCSGCEPFPGGATNNLSRSDSGKSSFSEKRRASTVTYHPEGESSTAPFFSTDSYLNLPVLEVGRTENTSFSSSLPRPGDPGGPPLPPELQLEGGTCGNSSEMFLPLRSRALSRQ; encoded by the exons GCTTTAGAAAATCTGCGTGTGTACCTGTGTGAGAAAATCATagctgagagacattttgatcATCTCCGTGCCAAAAAAATTCTCAGTAGAGAAGACACTGAAGAAATTTCTTGCCGAACTTCAAgtagaaaaagggctggaaaatTGTTAGACTACTTACAAGAAAACCCCAAAGGACTAGACACCCTCATTGAGTCTATCCGGCGAGAAAAGACCCAGAACTTCCTGATCCAGAAGATCACAGATGAAGTGCTAAAGCTCAGAAACCTGAAGCTGGAGCATCTCAGGG GACTGAAGTGCAGCGGCTGTGAGCCTTTTCCCGGTGGAGCCACAAACAACCTGTCAAGGTCGGATTCTGGTAAGAGTAGCTTCTCAGAAAAGCGAAGAGCGTCCACAGTCACGTACCATCCAGAAGGAGAGTCCAGCACAGCTCCCTTCTTTTCTACTGATTCCTACCTGAACTTGCCTGTGCTGGAAGTAGGCAGAACTGAAAACACcagcttctcttcttccctccctagaCCTGGggaccctgggggccctcctttgCCTCCAGAGCTGCAGCTAGAAGGTGGAACTTGTGGGAACTCAAGTGAGATGTTTCTTCCCCTGAGATCGCGTGCTCTTTCACGGCAGTGA